The DNA window TCACATGCTGATTACAAATATTGGCCGTTTAGTCACGATGCTGTCCGGTCCAGGCCGCGAAGGACCGATTGGCGTGATTCTGAGGGCTGCAGTGGTGTTGCGCGGCGATCGGATCGAATGGGTCGGGCCGGAAGCGGAACTGCCGCGTGACGCGGAGCATCTGCGTTCCACGGCGATCGACGCGGGCGGACGGGCGGTGCTCCCCGGTCTGGTCGATTCGCATACCCATCTGATTTTCGCCGGATCACGTGCTACGGAATTCGTGCAACGGGCTCGCGGGGTATCGTATCAAGCGATCGCGGAGGCGGGCGGGGGAATTCTCTCCACGGTGGCAGCGACGCGCGCGGCGACCGAAGAACAACTCTTCGAGCTGGGACGCGCGCGCGTGGCCGAGGCGATGCGGCATGGCACGACAACGCTGGAGATCAAGAGCGGCTACGGGCTGGATCTTGCCACCGAATTGAAAATTCTGCGCGTCGTGCGCCAACTGCAAGTCGACACGCCAATTCAACTAGTGCCGACCTTCATGGGGGCGCACACGGTGCCGGCAGAATGGCGGACGGATCGCGCGCGCTATTTGGCGTTGCTCTGCGAAGAAATGTTGCCGGCCGTGGCGGAGGCGAAGTTGGCGGTTTTTTGCGACATCTTTGTCGAAGCGGGCGCATTCACGCCCGCCGAGGCGCGGACCATTGCCGCGGCTGCCGCGCGGGCGGGGCTCGGGCTGAAATTGCATGTCGATCAATT is part of the Deltaproteobacteria bacterium genome and encodes:
- a CDS encoding imidazolonepropionase, whose amino-acid sequence is MLITNIGRLVTMLSGPGREGPIGVILRAAVVLRGDRIEWVGPEAELPRDAEHLRSTAIDAGGRAVLPGLVDSHTHLIFAGSRATEFVQRARGVSYQAIAEAGGGILSTVAATRAATEEQLFELGRARVAEAMRHGTTTLEIKSGYGLDLATELKILRVVRQLQVDTPIQLVPTFMGAHTVPAEWRTDRARYLALLCEEMLPAVAEAKLAVFCDIFVEAGAFTPAEARTIAAAAARAGLGLKLHVDQFHDGHGGALAAELGAVSADHLEYVNAEGMAAMAQAGVVAGILPGATIIANPHQHPPVAALREAGVPMAIATDFNPGTSPTLDLPLCGTIAVTLLGLDPDLVLLGMTRVGAQALKLAEHVGTIEPGRRADLLILRGESEYDPLYRFGADPVRTMICGGDVVGE